ATCACCCTTACCTAAaatgctcccccaaaccccccacaccgcagctggctgctcctcccCGATCCCACCCATGGGCTTCAaatgctgctcccagccccagccttgcTGCAGCATTTGCCCAaacccttcccttctctttccccttcccttttcctttccccttcccaccccaaagcCCTGCTGGGCAACGGGTCCTGCACCCACGCAgaagcagagggagcagaggctgAGACTTGATGGCACAGGGATCAGTGGATTTTTGGCAGCAGGAGCACTGCTTGGCAATGCCCAGAGGTGCCCGGAGCTCAGCCTGAGCACCTCAAAGCCACAGAACACAGGACATCGGGagagaaatttgttttcttagatGGGAACGCAGTTAAAAGCGAACAGCTTCGATCTAAAACGGGTCTGCCCTCGACCAACAGCAAACCCCCTCCGTTTCTGCGCTCAGCCGCTGAAGCTAAGCGCAGGGATGCCTCTGCCCCGAATGGTTTGTGTGGCCCCCAGAGCTGGGATGAGGTCTGAGGGGGAAGCAGCAGAGCCGAGGCACCGACGGGGCACAAGGAGCAGGCTCCTTGCTTCCCACATCTCAGCCCTCCGCTTCCAGGAGGACAGGCGGCGAGGTTCGGGATGGACACGACACACGAGAGCCGGGGCAGGGAGAGTGCCCCAGGCACCAGGATGGATTCAGGAGGGTACCAGAAAACCCAGCCCGGCTCTGCCAGTGGAAGGACGTCTGTTGGTTCCCCTGGCCGGGGCTGGGATGCCAGGTTCCTGGCTCATGTCTCCAGGAGGATGTAGCGGAGGATACCGTTGACCACATCCAGCGTCTCGTCGCTCTCCAGAACGATGTCGTAGGAGTCCAGGTACTTCCCCCTCCGCTCTTCCACCTGCCGTGAGACCAccagggaagggagaagagaaagaggacTGTGAACAGCTGAGAATGAAGATGCTGCACCCACACCCCTTGCATTTCTTGGTGCTATAGAAAAGAAGGGCCAATAACTCAataaccaccccaaaaaaaatgCCTGAAGCACACCAAGAGCTCCAAAGCTCCCTTGCACGCTCCCCGGGAGCTGAGACAAATCCAGCATCCCCCACGCTCTGGCAGCAAGAAGGCTGCTTCTCACACCCACCTTGTCATTGAGAAAGCCGATCTTGAGGATGTTCTCCACGCTGGGAACCCCGTCTGCCATCGTCAGGTCCCCCATGGAGTCCCCCAGCAGGATGATGCTCGTCCTGCCGCTCAGCTGCTGGAAATACTCCGTCCCCTGCAGGAcgctgttgttcttgttgtaAGTGTGGATGAGAGGTCCCTTGAAGCACTTGAGGACTCCCTGTGCAGAACGGGACAGCCACGCTGATCCCAAAGCAACCCCTTCGCCGTGCTGCAGCCGCAGACCCCCTCCTGGGAGGGGGATGAGGTGGGGACGCTCGCAGAATGACAGCTCTCGTCTCTGAGACGTGCCCAAGGAGCCACGAAACACGGGGAGAGAGGCCCCAAGGGCCCCATTTTGCAGGATGAGCCTGTTCCATATGGTGAGAATCCGAAGGATCCTGGAGATCTCGGGCTAGGCTCTGTACTGCCCTGGTGCTCTTCAGGGGCCGTGGAAAGCCACAATCAGGGGAGCCCCAGGAGGGAGGCAgtgcccccctgccccatctcCCCCGGAGGCTGCCGGCCCCAGCACACCACCCATGGGAACAGAGGGCTTCATTGTGCACAGCGGGTCATTTTCTAATGTGAACTGGGACTTTTCAGGCTTTCGCACATCAACAAAGGCCTTCCAAGCTGCTTTAAAGGACATCTGGCTTTCGGATCAGGGGAGACCTCTGCGGCCGGTTAACTCCATGCTGACTGTGCAGCGCCGGACCAGCATCCAGCCCGGGGCATACCCAGACACACAGGTCACCTTCAGCCTCCAAAAGCAAGTTTGGAAGACGAGAAACCCACAAAACCCTGAGCATCGATGCTCAGCTGCTCCTGTGCTACGGTGCTCCCATGACCCAGAAAAGGGCCGGTCCTACCTAGAGGGATCCAATACTTCATAATTTTAATGGGAAGCTTTGAACCTAGCAGCGTGTCTGTTCAATCTATCACAGCCCCCAGTTCCAGCCTCCCAAACCTCCCCCCTGCAGGCTCGCTGCACGGACTCACGCTGTCGTCGAAGTCCATGTAGTTGGACACCACGTTGACGTTGGAGTAGAAGACGTTGGCCTGCCGGATTATCTCTTCGAGGACATCGCCGATGCCAGCAGAGAAGATGAATATGGGGACGTTGTACTTGTACAGCTGATCAAACAATTCATTGAATCCATCCCTGGAGGAGAAGCGTCCGTGACAGGGTATTAACGTTACTCCCTCCCAGCAAGAGGTGCTCTGTGCATGGTGGGCTGCTCTCAGCTCCAAGGCTCACATTTCTGCCTGGGACTCCccaaaaagaaaagcctgtgcctgctctgcAAAAATCAAGGtgctttggggttttggggtgcacgCTGAGGGTGCACAGCAAAGCCACCGGACCTCACCTCAACAAAACAACCCTGCAGGGAGGTATGGAGCAAGGTGAGGCATGTGAGCCATTCACCCAGTGCCTCCTGagagcccccagagccccccaagAGTCTCCTGagagcccccagagccccctgagAGCTTCCTGAGTCAAGGGCCTGGATAAGGCTCAGCAGTTACAGTGAGTGGGGAGAAAATCTATTCTGGAAGAggggagctgcctgctgcctgcccaggctcggGGAGCTTCGTTTGGGTGCTCCTTGCCAAGATGAAAGGAGATGGAAGAGGCTCTGGGCAGGAAGGAGCCAGCCCAGGAGCCGGGCAGCCTCGGGGAGCAGAGCTCAGGCtgcagctggtggtgctggcgTCTGGCTCTGTCACAAAGCTCAGCCCcaggaaggaagagagattTGCATCTGCTGCACGTCGGGGGCGGCGTGAGGATCAGAGCGAGCAGGTGAAGTGAGAAATCAGTTCAGCTTCCCCCAGATTCTTCTCCGAAAACACGAGCGGTGACATGGCCTTGGGGGAACCATGTGAAGGGGAAGAAGGGCCCCAAGCAGCGCACCGACCCCCGGCACATACCTCAGCATCACGTCCGATTCCTTGACTATCTGGGCGATGTCACCCTTCTGGATCTTCTGCTGCGACAGCAGGTCGTGAGCCCTGGTCCACCTAGGGAAAGGCAGCAGGGTGAGCTCCCTGGGACGTGCTGTGAGAcccagggagctgccagcaccaACACCAGGCACCAGCGTGCAGGGAAATCAGACCCGTGCCAGGGATCCAGCACCACCACTCCCGTGCCTGAAGGCAAGGACAACAAGGACAGCCTCCCCCCCCTTCTCTTCAAGATCTTGtagcttttgctttttatcCAGTGACTCAAATTATTTGCCAGCTGGGTGTGACAGGCACAATCAGGTGAGTGTGTGCCACACACCCAAAAAATGTTAAAGGGGACCCTACAAGCAAAAGGAACCACTTCTAGGGCTCAGCACGTTCCTCTGTGCCTGGCCTCGGCTCAGGaattccctttttctcctgtttcccccagtgctccccaagGAAACAATCAGACCACGAGTAGGCACTCACCACTCCACCATCAGGGGACGTTTCTCTTCCAGGGTCCGGTTGGGATCGATTTCTATGGGGTAGTAATAGTGCAGCAGATCCTTTAACTGGAACATCGTACGCAAGTGAGAACACAGAGCGAACATTGAGTCCAAAGAGACCGTAATCAGCAGACGCAGCACTTCTGAATTCCCCCAAAGCAACACAatacacaacaaaaacaccgcCAAAACCACTTCACTCTGAGCAAATCTGGGGATCTCTGAAGGAAGAGTTAATCCACCGCTAGCTTGGCTGCGTCTCCTCTTGGCCCTAATACTCCAGGTACAGAGGAGTACGCAGACACTCTTCCTGCTCTTATCAGGCCAAAAAAGCCCACAGCTGAGTATGCAAATGaaactttcatttttactttcccCTCTGTTATCATCAGCCAATGTAAGCCCAAGATGATGGGCCATGGGGATGAAGAGCCCTGCAAAAACAACGCCTACCTTCTTCTTGCCATCCTCACTAACGACACGACTGTTGTCGAGGATATCTGCAAAGACAAAATTCCCTTTTTGTAGCCCAGAAACGTGGAGGCTGAAAGTTTTAGGATGCAAGCgtgagaaagggaaggagcaTCTGTGAGTCTCGTCTGCAAAGCTGGAGCACAAAGACCAGGAGATGGTTTTTGGGCTGCCTGGAGGTGAGGGCTGTGAAAGCAGCACCCGCTGCGGATACAGACACAGAAACCCCCCAGAATTAGGGGCAGGAAAAGCCGACAGCAAGGCTTTTTTAACTCACTGTGCGACGTGGGGCAGCGCCTGCCGTTGCACCCGAACCTGCTCAGCGTCATGTCGAAGTCAGAGATGACCTGGAGGGGGAGAGAAGACCAAAAGCTGCAGGTGACCCAGCTCATTCTGCCCTTGCAGCACCCAGCCAAGGATGCAAATCCGGCATCAGCACATCTCACGTGAGAGCACAGAGCCGCAGCAGAGCACGGGAGCAGCTCGGGGATGGGAATTTGGGTGCCCTTGCCAGCTGGAAGCagatgtccccccccccccagctgagCCAGGCAGCACCCTTCCTGCACCCCAGGCGCTCTTATCAGCACCAAAAGGCTTAATCCTCCCGtctgggtgtgtgtgtgggggggaggtttggggctTGGCTAATATTTATAGCTTGCATAAGAGGGAAGCAAAGGGCAGCCTGCACACACAGCTCCCCCCAGCTCGTTTGGGGCTTTTCCCCCTGCACCAGCAAACCGCGCAGAGAGGGTGCTGTGTGCatctgggtgctgggggggatgCAAAAATTAGGGGGTGTGGTGGGGGGGAGGAGATGAAAGCACGGTGCTGGGGCCCGGTACCTGCAGCTTGCTGCTCCCCTGCTCCTTGATGGCCCGGATTATCCCCAGCACCCGCTCCGGCCGCAGGATGCGCACCGTGGGCTTCTCCAGCTCGGGCACCTGCAGGCAaagagaccccccccaggggCTCAGGGACACCCCAGAGGggctgggtgcccccagcccttgcTCTCTCTCCCCGttccccagggacccccccccccccggccccgcgctcACCATCTCGCCCCGCTCCGCTCCAACAGGGCCCAGCCGGGGCCGCGCAGCCGCGGGGAGGAGCCGGGCAGGGAGgcgggaccggggggggggaggactTGGGGGTATTCGGGGAAATTTAGGGGTATTTGGGGGTACTTGGGGGTATTCGGAGCTGGCCGGGGTCTCTCGTAGCCTCCAGGTGCACCCCGCCCCGCGATCCCCCCCCCGCCGCTCGCTGCTGCGGCTCCTTTGCGAGACGCCCCCGAGGCGGGAAGGCGAAAgagaaaggttaaaaataattaaagaaataaataaaaatacgtGGCAAGGGCTGCTAGCGGCTGCATCCTCCCCAGCGCTGCCACAGAACCgtccaacttaaaaaaaaaataaaaataatatatatatatataaaacacacCAGCAGCAAAATGAAGTCCAaactttttattacttttattactttttttaactctttttttttttttttttaatttatttttcttgtttacacCAGTCCTAGAGGTGCTTCCTTGGCACCCATCTCACCTACAGCCGTGACAAAGCCCAGGGGGAAGGCAGCCCTAAGGAGTCGGGGTAGACCCCACTTTCCTCTCCCTGGGCTTggacccccaaaaaaacccttccCCTCCTCCGAAGAAGCAATGCAAGGCTCGTGGCTTCACCACCCACCCGAGCAAGCCCGTGTCTTGGCTTCCTCCATCGTGTTGGGGCACTTCTAAGCAGTTGGTGCCTGCCATGGGGGGGGCTTTATATGGGGGCTAAATGATACGAGCAAGCTGCACGGGAGGCACGGGGCTGTCTGTGCCCTGAGCAGCCACCAGCGAGGTGTGGGTACAAGGTCCAGCCTTGTCTATGCTGAGATTTGGGGGAGCAAGGAGGAGCAGGACCCCCGTGCCCACAGGGCTTGAGCCCCTCCAgcctcacaggcagcagctcctgggtccCCCCCTGCCTCTGTGAGCTCACTATGGGGCAGGTTCCAGAACCACCAGACAAGGCAGCTTTTCGGACAAAATGTAGGAGGGCAAGGACAAAGCCCTGTAGCACCTTAGAGAAGCTCCTTCCGCTGACCCCGGCTCCGACATGGGCGACGCttcgcccccccccagctcttcGGCCTCACAAATGGAGAGGAAGATGAGTGCGATGGCTTGCGAAATCTTCAACGAGCTTCGCCTGGAAGGGAAACTCTGCGATGTGATCATTGACGTGGATGGGTTTGAATTCAATGCTCACAAGAACATCCTCTGTAGCTGCAGTCATTATTTTAGGTCAGTACCAGAAAGGAGTTTACAGGGGGAATGGGGACAAATGGCATTTTGCAGACACCTTGGCAGCAGTGTCTGATGAATGTAGGGCTGGGAACGTGGCCAGCCCAGCCCCTAACACAAGTTTTTCTTGCCCCCCACACCGTTAGTCTCTGGAGCGAGGTGGCCATGGGCTCTGTCACTCTCTGTCCACGGCCTGAGGCTGTGGCTCCTATTTTAAACCATCCAACAAGCTGGTAAAACACGGATCAATAAACCACAGGGCCTCCCAGCATGACTGCTGCTAGTGCCCAAAACCAGTGCCCGGGGAGGAAGGCATATGGGAAAACAGGGTCAGGGGTTAACACaggaaaagcctttttttcccccaacattgcttttttattttatttttttgattatttttgtcAGGGCTTTGTTTACCAGTGGCTGGAACAACGAAGAGAAGATTGTATACAAAATCCCTGGCATTTCACGTGAAATGATGAAGCTCATTATCGAGTATGCCTACACCAGGACAGTACCGATCACCGCCGAAAACGTTGAAAGTTTGCTGTCCGCAGCGGACCAGTTCAACATCATGGGCATCGTCAGACTGTGCTGCGAGTTCCTGAAATCTCAGCTGTCCTTGGAGAATTGCATCGGCATCTGCCGACTCACCAACTGCTACCACTGTCCCAACCTGCAGCAAACTGCCTACACGTTCATCCTCCATAACTTCGAGGAGCTGGTCAAAGTGTCCACGGAGTTTCTCGACCTCTCCGTCGACGAGTTCAAGAGCATCATCGAGAAAGACGAACTCAACGTGAAACAAGAAGACGTGGTGTTCGATGCCATCCTGAAGTGGATCGCCCACGACCCTGACAACAGGAAGCAGTACATCTCCGTCTTGCTGAGCAAGGTCAGTGCGGCTGTGGTGCCACCTATCCTGCCCCCCCATGTGGCTCTGGAGATGTTGGCTCGCTTCTCTTTCCTCGTCAGAGCGGAGGAAATAGCAGCCTCCCAGCACTGCTCGGAGAAAAGCGCGCGTTACGTGCTGCTACGTGCTCTGCCAAGGTTGGGGAGGGCCTTTTAAGCGCACGTTTCCTCATGTTCCGAGCTTGAGTTTAATCATTCCTCACATCCAGGAAGGGCTGAAGGTTACACGGGCTGACATTATGGGCAGGTACACAAAGCTTGTGGGTGTTTGTAGACAGCTGCACTatgcaaacagcagcaggagctagagCAGCCTGCGGGCAGGAGAGCGCCATGGCAGGCTCCCCCAAAATGGGATCATTTACCCTTGTGTACCCTTTTCAGGACAAGCTAAAAGCCACACGTTTAATTCTCTGGTTCTGTGATAAGCCTTAGACAACGTTCTAGCCTGAAATCAAAGCCAGCCAGCATCAGAGCTACCTGGGAAAGACACCAAAATGTTAACCATCACTATCTTAACACCAACACCCTCACCTCCGCTTGCGTTTTCAGGTTCGACTGGCGCTGATGCAGGCAGACCACTTCATGAAGAAAGTCAAAATGCACGATTACGTGAAGGACGACGACAACTGCAAGCCCATCATCATCGACACGCTGACGGCCATGTACGACCTCAGCGCCAACGGCCCCTCAGCTTCTGACTTCATCAACCCCCTCACCCGGCCTCGCCTGCCCTACGCCATCCTCTTCGCCATCGGGGGCTGGAGCGGGGGGAGCCCGACCAACGCCATCGAGACCTACGATGCCCGCGCGGACAAGTGGGTGAACGTGACAAGCCAGGAGGAGAGCCCCCGCGCCTACCACGGCACCGCTTTCCTGAAAGGCTTCGTCTACGTTATCGGGGGGTTCGACAGCGTGGATTACTTTAACAGCGTCAAGCGGTTCGACCCGCTGAAGAAAACGTGGCACCAGGTCGCGCCCATGCACTCGCGGCGCTGCTACGTCAGCGTCACCGTGCTCAACAACTACATCTACGCCATGGGGGGGTTCGACGGGTACACGCGCCTCAACACGGCTGAACGCTACGAGCCTGAGACCAACCAGTGGACGCTGATCGCTCCCATGCACGAGCAGAGAAGCGACGCTGGTGCAACCACGCTGTACGACAAGGTAAAAGGCCTGGGGGGATTTGTGACAGCGGTTTTGGTTGATGTACGGTGAGCAGCACAAGGCAGCAAACAGATAGCACTGGGCAGCATCACACGGCAAGCACGAGCCTTGGGATTTTTTAgagtggggtggggtggagAGCCTCGTGGAGCTCAGCCTTGCACTGAGCTACGTGCTGGATGAACAGAGCTTCCACCCAGAGTTCATCCTCTAGATAGAAAAAGAGGAGCTGTGGGAGCTAGACACGAAACAATCGCTCCCTTTAACATGATGAGTCATTTAAAACAGAGGGGGAAAAGTTCATGTAAACCTTGCTCATTTAAATCCTGGAGCTACAGATATAAAGCTAAGAGGTGAAACTGGCTGCTGCTGGACAATACTTGTGGCCGCAGGTCACATACCACGCCTGGATGCTTCACACAGCTCAGGAAAAAACGGATCAAAATCCTGCTGCTTCGTATAACTCCCTGCACTGTTACTACCTCCAACCCAGGGCAAAAAGAcaattctctttaaaaaaaattaacataaaaaaaaaacacagtcagGCCATTTTCTTCTCAGCATGTTCTCCCACCAATACAAGCACCCtgctcaccttttttttttttttcctcctttaaacAGGTGTATATATGTGGTGGGTTCAATGGGAATGAATGCTTATCCACAGCCGAAGTGTACGACACCACAACAGATCAGTGGACCTTTATATCCCCcatgagaagcagaagaagtGGAGTAGGTGTGATTGCATATGGAAAACAAGTGTATGCGGTAAGGTAGAAGTGGTACCTCTGCCACAACAGCACTCGTggtacttttttgttgtttaatggGCTGAAACTCTGCTAACCTGCACCTCCCAGCTAGAAGCAAGTGGCCAGCTTGAAAATCAAAGTGATATTTGGGGAAGAAAGTTGAGGGCAAGAATGGTTAAAATACCCCTGAAACTACTGTCACCTGCATGCTTTTCATTAGGAGAAAATACGTAACTTTTAAACAGTCATAGCAAAGAGattattttctgctgttgaTAAAATCTTTTAGCAGCTCAGTACTTCTGCTTGGTCCTGCTTATCCTACACAGAACCTAAACGCAGCGTGTGGGTAAGTATCAGAATCTGACAGACACACAAGATAGTTTTGGAAGCTCTGGAACACGAAGGGGGCAGTCTGCATTGTGTTTTGAGACAATGCTCAAACTCAACAAAGCGGGACAAGCTGAAAGTCTTACACATCCACAACGCGATTCAGCTGCCTGGGCAGAAGGGGAAAGGCAGATTTCAGCTCTGTACCTTTGACGTTTGCAGGTAGGAGGATTTGATGGAGTGAACCGTCTGCGGACCGCGGAAGCCTACAGCCCCGTCACCAACACGTGGCGCACCATCCCCACCATGTTCAACCCTCGCAGCAACTTTGGCATCGAAGTGGTGGACGACCTTTTGTTTGTGGTTGGTGGCTTTAACGGTTATACTACCACTTTCAACGTCGAGTGTTACGACGAAAAAGCTGACGACTGGTACGATGCTCACGACATGAGCGTCTACCGCAGTGCTTTGAGCTGTTGCGTGGTGCCAGGGCTGTCCAATGTCGGTGATTACGCTGCCAAACGTGACTACAGCCTGGAGTCGCTGCAAACAGAAGTCAGGTACACTTCCTCAACAAGTACCCTGCCCGTATAAACGGCTCCCCTTAGCTAATAAAGTCTTCTAAGCAGCACATGAATGTATTCGCTTATTCTAAAAGTAAGCACAATTGATACAGACCAAAGGAATGATTAGTAATTAAAACTCACTCTATGGCACCAAATGTAAGTATGATTTAGACATATTGGCTACCAGGAAGAGGCACAATGCATGACAGAATGCTAGAGAAATAAAAGGTTTATTTGCATTAATTCACTTATTACAATAAACTTTAGTACAGTGTATTTAATGTGAAGAACATTACAGTAGGAGTTTCAAACAGCCTATAGACACACACTACTTTACCTTACTGGAAGTAAGTACAGGAGTGCTGCTTGCCCAAGCAACTTGCTGAAGTCTACATTAACATTGAGGAGAGTACAGCTGCCGTGATCCACAGTGACATGGACCTATAAGGAGTATCTGACTATTAATGGTCTTCGAATATCTAGTTAGTTCCACACTTAACATTTGCATTAGTAATAGGATTAGATCCTCAGGAGCACCTGTTTTATAAGACTTCCACTTAAGACTGTCAAATTAGAAATCTGGTTTACTTTCTAACATAACGTGgacacagctgaaaataaatctaagccataaaacatttactttttttaaaccCACTGAATGTTACCTCATAGTATTGCAACGTTGTGTTGAAAATAACCTCAGAAGTTGCTGTTCTCAGTGACTCAAGTTGTGAATAGTGATCCATCTAGGATCATTATTCATTACGTATGCTAAGAAGTTGGcatgttttatttctggagTGGTGTCCTACTACGTGTGAGAGGAAGTCTTATTGAAAATATATACAAACCCAGCATACTAACAGAGTATTCATGTCCTTATAAAATATTATGTACATTTATGGCACCTAGAACTGACTACAGTGAGCACCTAGTGCTGGGCAGGACGTGTCCTACTTCACTAATACCTTGAGCAGAACAACGGGACGTGAAACATGCATTTTGTGGCACACATTCAGTACAGCTATAGAGGTGTGATTGTcataaggaggaggaaaaacacCGTCTGATGTTCCTTTACATTTAGAGGGCCAAAAGTCAGCCTTGTAATACTTCCTGAATCACCCTAGGATCTTACTGACATTTAACTAGCCAGGATAAACACAGTGAAAGAATTCCCAGCCTGTTGCTTATAGGatcattttttataaatactcAGCAAGCTACAGCAGTCAAGGGCCCCAAGGAGTTTGTTACACGTTTCACAGGTTAGTGAGCTAAATTACAGCCAAATTCAGTTCTTCTGAATGCCTACAGGTGAGACAATGGATGGTTAGACTTGTCAGTTAAAAAACTGCAAAGCAATTGGTCCACTTAAAGtcaaggctaaaaaaaaaactcactacttaaaaattccactgaattGGCCTAGCAAAAGTTAGAGCAAACCAGTGCTGTTCACGCTGTCCATCACTCCTCATGCAAACAGAACACAGAAGGAGAGACATAGTGCATCACACACAAAATCATGGCTGGCATCCACACGTTAAACAGGTATTAAGCCATTTTGACATTGTCTTTAAGTGGAATGTCTTCAGTAAACTAGACAGAGTGTATGTCAGGTGGAAGTTCTCACAGTACGTGCAAATATCAAATCTGCTTAGAAAAAGAGAGACTGCAAGAAGTTTGTTCTTGCTTCTAACTTTGTTGCATGCTGCCATGTATCAGGCTATTTAACTGAAACAACAATCTCAGTatctccccccccaaaattgTCCCAGATTTGCCGACAGACTACATAAGGGCTTTGACAGAGCTGTGGTGGTGTGCCATGCTACCACGCTTTGCTCATCAAATCCTTATAGCCCAGTCGCTGGGATGGAAGAGGTAAACTTCTTGGGTGTTTCTATGCAAAGTCTGACAAATTGTCTTAAATTCAGCTCCCACGTAGGTTAAATCAATGGGGTTTGTACAAAAGCTGTGAGGCATTTGCACATCTTCTACTCACAAACCCTACTGTAGGGGCtgtaattctgaaaaatattccaGCCAAACCCGCAAGAGTTCATGGGCCAAACTCCACTAATTAACCCCTTCCATAAGGGCCTACATGAGCTGATTTGGCAACAGTCACTTCTGAACATCAGCCTTAAGCCTGAACAAACTTAAACATTTCCTCTCTTGCACTAAGCCAGCACTGTACAATTTAATCTGCCCTTGCATAATAATCCAACAGGCAAATACAACACAGGATGATTACCATC
This portion of the Anas platyrhynchos isolate ZD024472 breed Pekin duck chromosome 28, IASCAAS_PekinDuck_T2T, whole genome shotgun sequence genome encodes:
- the KLHL10 gene encoding kelch-like protein 10, with the protein product MGDASPPPSSSASQMERKMSAMACEIFNELRLEGKLCDVIIDVDGFEFNAHKNILCSCSHYFRALFTSGWNNEEKIVYKIPGISREMMKLIIEYAYTRTVPITAENVESLLSAADQFNIMGIVRLCCEFLKSQLSLENCIGICRLTNCYHCPNLQQTAYTFILHNFEELVKVSTEFLDLSVDEFKSIIEKDELNVKQEDVVFDAILKWIAHDPDNRKQYISVLLSKVRLALMQADHFMKKVKMHDYVKDDDNCKPIIIDTLTAMYDLSANGPSASDFINPLTRPRLPYAILFAIGGWSGGSPTNAIETYDARADKWVNVTSQEESPRAYHGTAFLKGFVYVIGGFDSVDYFNSVKRFDPLKKTWHQVAPMHSRRCYVSVTVLNNYIYAMGGFDGYTRLNTAERYEPETNQWTLIAPMHEQRSDAGATTLYDKVYICGGFNGNECLSTAEVYDTTTDQWTFISPMRSRRSGVGVIAYGKQVYAVGGFDGVNRLRTAEAYSPVTNTWRTIPTMFNPRSNFGIEVVDDLLFVVGGFNGYTTTFNVECYDEKADDWYDAHDMSVYRSALSCCVVPGLSNVGDYAAKRDYSLESLQTEVRYTSSTSTLPV
- the NT5C3B gene encoding 7-methylguanosine phosphate-specific 5'-nucleotidase produces the protein MVPELEKPTVRILRPERVLGIIRAIKEQGSSKLQVISDFDMTLSRFGCNGRRCPTSHNILDNSRVVSEDGKKKLKDLLHYYYPIEIDPNRTLEEKRPLMVEWWTRAHDLLSQQKIQKGDIAQIVKESDVMLRDGFNELFDQLYKYNVPIFIFSAGIGDVLEEIIRQANVFYSNVNVVSNYMDFDDSGVLKCFKGPLIHTYNKNNSVLQGTEYFQQLSGRTSIILLGDSMGDLTMADGVPSVENILKIGFLNDKVEERRGKYLDSYDIVLESDETLDVVNGILRYILLET